From Gemmatimonadota bacterium, one genomic window encodes:
- a CDS encoding amidohydrolase/deacetylase family metallohydrolase, with protein sequence MAIQYMPTLVENHPGLLLRGGTVVDPSQALNRICDVAIRDGSISAVGDGLPDDGCRVFDVSGRYVFPGLVDLHAHICWGFTDIGLVPDDICPSTGVTAIVDAGSSSWPSQDAFRRIVAEPSRTRVFGFSNISSVGIPTAGTPELASLRFVDVDRSVAAVAGNRDLMTGIKIRMGRHLIGDNGIEPMRLAVEAADQANVPVMVHVGNTPCPLAGIMDLLRPGDIITHAYHGHPHGILDDHRAVWEDVIEGRSRGILMDVGHGAGSFSFDVARSAFEQGFFPDAISTDLYTVNVNGPVFDLPTTMSKMLNLGMPLEDIVESTTSIPAAAIGRNELGTLRPGAAADVAVFELEEGDFEFSDSHGNRRRWPRRLTCEMTLLDGEIVYERR encoded by the coding sequence ATGGCCATTCAGTACATGCCAACACTCGTCGAAAACCACCCCGGCCTCCTGCTTCGCGGCGGGACCGTCGTGGACCCGTCGCAGGCACTGAACCGCATCTGCGACGTCGCCATACGCGACGGCTCGATTTCGGCCGTCGGCGACGGCCTGCCGGACGATGGCTGCCGCGTCTTTGACGTGTCCGGGCGGTACGTCTTTCCCGGCCTGGTCGACCTGCACGCCCACATCTGCTGGGGGTTCACCGACATCGGCCTGGTCCCGGACGACATCTGTCCCTCCACCGGGGTGACGGCCATCGTGGACGCCGGAAGCTCGAGCTGGCCTAGCCAGGACGCCTTCCGCCGCATCGTGGCGGAGCCCTCCAGGACACGGGTCTTCGGTTTTTCCAATATCTCCAGCGTGGGCATCCCGACGGCGGGTACGCCAGAACTGGCCAGCCTACGGTTCGTGGACGTGGACCGTTCCGTTGCTGCGGTGGCCGGGAACCGGGACCTGATGACCGGCATCAAGATCCGCATGGGCCGGCACCTCATCGGCGACAATGGGATCGAACCGATGCGCCTGGCAGTGGAGGCGGCGGATCAGGCAAACGTCCCCGTCATGGTCCACGTGGGCAATACCCCCTGTCCCCTTGCCGGCATCATGGACCTGCTCCGGCCGGGCGACATCATCACGCACGCCTATCACGGCCACCCCCACGGCATCCTGGACGATCACCGGGCCGTCTGGGAGGACGTCATCGAGGGGCGTTCCCGAGGCATCCTGATGGACGTGGGGCACGGCGCCGGCAGCTTCAGTTTCGACGTGGCCAGGTCGGCCTTCGAACAGGGGTTCTTCCCGGACGCCATCAGCACGGACCTGTACACGGTGAACGTCAACGGACCGGTATTCGACCTGCCGACTACCATGTCCAAGATGCTGAATCTGGGTATGCCGCTCGAAGACATCGTGGAAAGCACGACCTCCATACCGGCCGCGGCGATCGGGAGAAACGAGCTGGGCACGCTTCGTCCGGGCGCAGCCGCCGACGTGGCGGTATTCGAACTGGAGGAAGGCGACTTCGAATTCAGCGATTCGCACGGGAACCGCCGGAGGTGGCCACGGCGCCTGACCTGTGAAATGACCCTGCTGGACGGGGAAATCGTATATGAACGGAGATAA
- a CDS encoding M48 family metalloprotease, whose translation MRSLSLLRRAANRLARLVRLARPARFLTLRTAVAPLTAFLLTTSGCGSVFQNVNVLSEADEIALGREFSREIERELKLYRDPEVVRYVDGLCQALVLHSKRSNIPYYIKVVDTDEVNAFALPGGYLYVNRGLISISGTEAELAGVIAHEIGHVVARHGAKALTRQLGLEIMLGMISGRNPTGVRRVAAQLAGIGGILSMLHHSREAEREADTLAVVNLREAGYDPEGLTGFFEKLLEINDRDPGAFATMFATHPPSRERIENTREQAAALPSLEGLITDTERFRQIKEMLPPLEKNPLEKEKAE comes from the coding sequence ATGAGATCCCTTAGTCTTTTACGGCGCGCCGCAAATCGCCTGGCCCGCCTGGTCCGCCTGGCCCGCCCGGCCCGGTTCCTGACGCTCAGGACGGCCGTCGCACCGCTCACCGCCTTCCTGCTGACGACGTCGGGTTGCGGCAGCGTATTTCAGAACGTCAACGTGCTTTCCGAGGCGGATGAAATCGCGCTCGGGCGCGAGTTTTCGAGAGAGATCGAAAGAGAGCTCAAGCTGTACCGGGACCCGGAGGTGGTCCGCTACGTCGACGGACTGTGCCAGGCCCTGGTCCTGCATTCAAAACGGTCGAATATACCCTACTACATAAAGGTCGTGGATACGGATGAAGTCAACGCCTTTGCCCTTCCCGGCGGCTATCTCTACGTCAACCGGGGGCTCATTTCCATCTCCGGAACCGAGGCGGAACTGGCCGGGGTGATCGCCCATGAAATCGGCCACGTGGTGGCGCGCCACGGGGCCAAGGCCCTTACCCGGCAACTCGGGCTGGAGATCATGCTGGGCATGATATCGGGAAGAAACCCCACGGGCGTCCGGCGCGTCGCGGCGCAACTGGCGGGGATCGGCGGCATCCTCTCCATGCTGCACCATTCCCGGGAGGCGGAACGGGAGGCGGACACCCTCGCGGTCGTCAACCTCCGGGAGGCCGGTTACGATCCCGAAGGCCTCACGGGTTTCTTCGAGAAGCTGCTGGAGATCAACGACCGCGATCCCGGTGCGTTTGCGACCATGTTCGCGACCCATCCGCCGAGCAGGGAACGTATTGAGAACACCCGGGAACAGGCCGCGGCGCTTCCGTCCCTGGAGGGACTGATCACGGATACGGAACGGTTCAGGCAGATCAAGGAAATGCTGCCGCCGCTTGAGAAAAACCCGCTGGAAAAAGAGAAAGCAGAATAA
- a CDS encoding aminoglycoside phosphotransferase family protein gives MYRGQLEKAAWRPPAMNQPTAPAAVLRYLARLAADGHAFAAGPHRIRPMAGGFNNRIYEVDTGGGSYLLKVYPHDRVRRLEREYAAMKRLSALDGVPVAVSADARAAGLNAPVLIYGKLPGSPVEPAGMTREDLDQLLGIVIRVHGIGDPGDPVLAQSVGPSRPEDCLRYMDETLRTLSASATMNDPSFRRTMDRLRELRRGLDRMDLRPALWADATPRLCHGDFRPANVIKADPDRVALVDWEHAGIMDPFYEVAGFFWHPEYTEMEARLREEALADYCERSADPHAIGKMEVYQAVLPVQWSVRVLSLIEGYGRQAVQPWNVPRPLDALWEDLEHYIGLAAQRLV, from the coding sequence ATGTACCGCGGGCAATTGGAAAAGGCCGCGTGGAGACCGCCAGCCATGAATCAACCAACGGCCCCTGCGGCCGTTTTACGTTATCTGGCCCGGCTTGCTGCAGACGGACACGCGTTCGCCGCCGGACCGCACCGTATCCGGCCGATGGCGGGCGGATTCAACAACCGTATATACGAAGTAGATACAGGCGGCGGGTCCTACCTCCTCAAGGTGTATCCCCATGACCGCGTCCGGCGTCTTGAACGGGAATACGCCGCGATGAAGCGGCTTTCCGCCCTGGATGGCGTGCCGGTCGCCGTATCGGCGGACGCACGGGCCGCCGGACTGAATGCGCCCGTGCTGATCTACGGGAAACTCCCGGGATCGCCGGTGGAACCCGCCGGCATGACCCGGGAAGACCTCGACCAGCTCCTTGGGATCGTGATCCGTGTACACGGTATTGGAGATCCCGGCGATCCGGTACTGGCTCAGTCGGTGGGTCCGTCCCGTCCCGAAGACTGCCTCCGGTACATGGATGAGACCCTGCGCACCCTGTCCGCGTCCGCCACCATGAACGATCCGTCCTTTCGCCGGACCATGGACCGGCTGCGCGAACTGAGACGCGGCCTGGACAGGATGGACCTGCGGCCCGCGTTATGGGCGGATGCAACGCCTCGGCTGTGCCACGGGGATTTCCGGCCGGCCAACGTGATCAAAGCGGATCCGGACCGCGTCGCGCTGGTCGACTGGGAACACGCGGGGATCATGGACCCGTTCTACGAGGTCGCCGGTTTCTTCTGGCATCCGGAATATACGGAAATGGAGGCGAGGTTGCGGGAAGAGGCCCTGGCGGATTACTGCGAACGAAGCGCCGACCCCCACGCGATCGGAAAGATGGAAGTGTACCAGGCCGTACTTCCCGTGCAATGGTCCGTGCGGGTCCTGTCCCTGATCGAAGGCTACGGCCGGCAGGCGGTCCAGCCCTGGAACGTACCCCGGCCGCTGGACGCGCTGTGGGAGGACCTCGAGCACTACATCGGGCTGGCCGCTCAGCGTCTGGTATAG
- a CDS encoding GTPase Era translates to MESTGQMAGQMADAAGDGSHRAGFVALVGKPNVGKSTLMNALLQHRLSIVTPRPQTTRQRVLGILTKDDCQVLFLDTPGLLEPGYRLQEYMLQSAVHTLHDSDAAVAIVDATRFERDLDDRVAGFLEQSRGPVILAINKIDRIPRTALLPMIERATGRFPFTEIVPVSALKGDGLEPLLSAVIRILPSGPALYPADMLTDQPERFFAGEIIREHLFLALREELPYASAVIVEDFTDRPNGTAFIQAGIIIERDSQKGIIIGKNGRMLKRIGSSARKAIVEFLDRPVYLDLRVKVRPSWRKKEQELRRLGYTRR, encoded by the coding sequence ATGGAAAGCACCGGGCAGATGGCAGGGCAAATGGCAGACGCCGCCGGCGACGGATCCCATCGCGCGGGGTTCGTGGCCCTGGTCGGGAAGCCGAACGTGGGCAAGTCCACCCTGATGAACGCGCTGCTGCAACACCGGCTTTCCATCGTGACGCCGAGGCCCCAGACGACCCGCCAGCGGGTACTGGGCATTCTGACGAAAGACGACTGCCAGGTCCTGTTCCTCGATACGCCCGGACTGCTCGAGCCCGGCTACCGGCTCCAGGAATACATGCTGCAGTCCGCGGTCCATACGCTGCACGACTCGGACGCGGCCGTAGCCATCGTGGACGCCACCCGTTTCGAACGCGATCTCGACGACCGGGTCGCCGGCTTCCTCGAGCAGAGCCGCGGACCGGTCATCCTGGCCATCAACAAGATCGACCGGATACCCAGGACTGCCTTGCTGCCCATGATCGAACGGGCCACGGGCCGGTTCCCCTTCACCGAAATCGTGCCCGTGTCCGCCCTCAAGGGAGACGGCCTCGAACCGCTTTTGTCCGCCGTGATCCGCATACTTCCGTCGGGTCCGGCGCTCTACCCCGCCGACATGCTCACGGACCAGCCGGAGCGGTTCTTTGCGGGAGAAATCATCCGCGAGCACCTGTTCCTGGCCCTGCGAGAGGAACTGCCCTACGCGTCGGCCGTGATCGTGGAGGACTTCACGGACCGTCCCAACGGCACGGCGTTCATCCAGGCCGGCATCATCATCGAACGGGATTCCCAGAAGGGCATCATCATCGGCAAGAACGGGCGCATGCTCAAACGCATCGGATCCTCCGCCAGGAAGGCCATCGTCGAATTCCTGGACCGCCCCGTCTACCTCGACCTGCGGGTCAAGGTCCGACCCTCCTGGCGGAAGAAAGAGCAGGAGCTGAGGCGGCTGGGCTATACCAGACGCTGA
- a CDS encoding branched-chain amino acid aminotransferase, with translation MNEPVVYLNEGFVPASQAHLNIYDLGIVLGATVTEMTRTFRHEPFRLDEHVRRLLRSCKYAGFELDLDHDGLVACTRSLIETNGRLIGPEQDLGVVHFVTPGENRIYAGSAGSTVRLKPTLCIHSFPLPFSVWRPYFRQGAHVVTPSIRHVPPQCVDPKTKNRSRLHYWLADRQTQAVDPAATSLLLDLDGNLTECSGANFVLVADDTIYTPTSRNILEGVSLVTLREMAPELGLGWVEKELQPYDAVNAGEAWLTSTPYCLAPCTRINDTPIGDGRPGPQFGRAMEAWSRRVGMDILAQIENTD, from the coding sequence ATGAATGAACCGGTCGTCTATCTCAACGAAGGATTCGTCCCCGCCTCCCAGGCCCATCTGAACATCTACGACCTGGGGATCGTCCTGGGGGCCACCGTGACCGAAATGACCCGGACTTTCAGGCATGAACCGTTCCGCCTGGACGAACATGTGCGGCGGCTGCTGCGGTCGTGCAAATACGCGGGCTTCGAGCTGGACCTGGACCACGACGGCCTGGTCGCGTGCACGCGGAGCCTCATCGAGACCAACGGCAGGCTGATCGGCCCCGAGCAGGACCTGGGCGTCGTACACTTCGTGACGCCGGGGGAGAACCGGATCTACGCGGGGAGCGCGGGCAGCACGGTGCGTCTCAAGCCCACGCTGTGCATCCACTCCTTTCCGCTGCCCTTCTCCGTGTGGCGCCCCTACTTCCGGCAGGGCGCCCACGTGGTCACGCCCTCCATCCGCCACGTGCCGCCCCAGTGCGTCGATCCCAAGACCAAGAACCGCTCGCGCCTGCACTACTGGCTGGCCGACCGGCAGACGCAGGCCGTCGACCCCGCCGCCACCTCGCTGCTGCTCGACCTGGACGGCAACCTCACGGAGTGTTCCGGCGCGAACTTCGTCCTGGTGGCGGACGATACGATCTATACGCCCACCAGCCGCAATATCCTGGAAGGGGTCAGCCTGGTGACGCTGCGGGAGATGGCGCCGGAACTGGGCCTGGGCTGGGTCGAGAAGGAACTGCAGCCCTACGACGCCGTCAATGCCGGCGAGGCCTGGTTGACGAGCACGCCGTACTGCCTGGCGCCCTGTACGCGCATCAACGACACGCCCATCGGCGACGGCCGGCCCGGTCCGCAGTTCGGCCGGGCCATGGAAGCCTGGAGCCGGCGGGTGGGCATGGACATCCTGGCGCAGATTGAAAACACGGACTGA